The sequence below is a genomic window from Phoenix dactylifera cultivar Barhee BC4 chromosome 8, palm_55x_up_171113_PBpolish2nd_filt_p, whole genome shotgun sequence.
TTCTGGGTGTTCATGCTTGCATTTCTTGTATAAGTGTTTGTCCTAAATGTACATATTATTATGTGAACAAGATAACATTTACACCGACAAGTGTTAATCTAATTGAAGTTATGAAGTAAATATTATTGATAAGGAACTAATAGTCTCTCAAACTATTGCCTGAATAAAGTTCATATAGTTCAACTTTAGTCTGAAACTTAAGCAACACGAGTGGTGAGAGAGACTCCACAAGTACTTATTGTACAGAATGAAGGCGTCTTGATAGAATGGGATTTCTCAACAATCAAAGGGTCCTTTAGCCATGCAATGTTTGAAAATGCTGAGATGGGTCATTGCATGATTTAGATGAAGGGCCATATTTTTTCTCAAGAAAAGCACCATAAGATGCATAAAAATGGACACTATAATTGGTACTTCTCATGGAGAAGGTGAACAGACGAAAAGTTTTGAAGGGTATGGATAAGCTTGCGTTGACAAATGATGGAGTCCTTTATAGGAAGAAACAATATATAAGGATCCATATATCATTCCCAAAAAGATGATCACAAGCATGTTGATTATGTTGGATCTTTGGGCATTGGTTCTGAATTTCATGGCAGATACCAATATTAAGACATCTTTACAGTTTCTCTTTGATGCAAAGTATTATAGTCTCTTTTAGATCTCTATTTTATTATGAATTCTAGTTTTTTTCaatccaaagaaaaaaagaaggatgaaTTATAATGTTCATGTTATGTTCTCTCCACTCTTTCTCAACaaaatttttctctctctattctTTTATCTCTTGGGAAGCAATTCTCCCTCTGTTTATCAGTCAACTTCTAATACCACTACCCACAAAGGGGGGACTACCTATGGATTTTACTACAGTTGATACCACTTTATTACTGCCTTTCCCTGAAGCATATGCTTAATATGATACGCACACATTACTTgctacatacacacacatatatacatacatacatatatacatgcatgcatgcatacatacgtATAGAGACacccacacatacatacatatttgCCGATATGTATACATAGATAACACCACAAGAAAGATGCAAAGCAAAAAAATGCTATGTTATGAAAAGAGGTGATTTTTTCAACATTTGGGCattagaatttaaaattttgaaatgttaGTTCCTTTTTTCTCAACCAAATTCGAAATAGTTCCTTTATCTATAAGTAGATATGTAGCACCTGATTTTGATTGCTGGGATAAATTCAATTGATTACCATCTGTTTAATGATGATTACACCCTCTGTTCTCCATTTTTGAAGTACAATctcttcaaaagaaaagaaggaagagaggagagtATGTTATTTGTCTATGTAGTTGTCATAATAATAGAAAAATCGAACAATAGATATCATTCAACAAGATGGTAATCCACAATTAAATTAGTTTTTGGTTGACAAATGGAGACTATTTTGTCCCAGTTACAGAAATCAGGTGTCACTTTGTCTTTCTataagaaaagggaccattttgGAATTTGGTTCAAATAAAGGACTAACATGTCAAAATCCCTTTATAGGACCCATCGTGACAATTTATGGTAAAATGTTGTGCTATATACACATCACACTGGGAAACAAGCCTATCAAAGTAGCTACAATCTGTtggcatttaatttttttttataaaaaaaatcagaagttagTAAGTTTAGGTCATGGGAAAGTTTAAGGTTCAAATAACTGTCAATGTTTGTTAGTCCTAGTGCCAGTATGTTAGTATCTAAGAGTCATTGCATATAATTGACCTTTTGGAAAGTTGTGATGTACTCACATAAGGGAATGTAAGAGTTATATATGGTTTATACATAAGGATGTCAAGGATTTTAAGCTTGTGAAGAAAGTgtggagaaaaagagaaaagtacTCACACACATCCAATTGATCATGGAGTACGCATAGAATaacacacatatatgtatgtctTTCATGTTCCCTTTTAAGTTCAGTTAGGTTTGCAATTTACAACTAAATCTTCTTTGGCAAAATTTTGCTCTTTCGCTTCCTCTTCCCCAATCAACTCTAGTCATTTTAGTAGTAATAGTCAAAATTGGTCAATCAATGGAAAACTGATCCAGGTCATTTAGTATTGCCTTGGAAGGATGGTTATATCTGATGTTTGTATTGAGGAAGGCTTGTGAAGTCAAGAGAAAGACGAAAAAACCTATGAAAGCCTTCAAAAGAAACATAAAGGCAGGGTATGTGTTATTAGTAATGGTAGACTAGATGTTTAATTAAATAGTTCTCTTAAATCAAACCATTCGAAGAGGATCTCTTGATTGGAATCCAGAATTTTCTACCTACGGTGCCATACCTGTTATGTCATCTCACTCCCACTCTCATTCTGACATGATCAGTTTAAGCTTTTAAAATGAGGAAGATTTGTAGCTTGCTAGCGCCATTTTTATATACAAATTCGAGCCGTGACTTGATAATAGATAAATTAGTCATTGTTGTATCATTTTTCTCATTAGTGTGTTTCTTTAGAATGTAATAAAACGAATATGTAGATCTCAACTTTATATATTGTAAATATCAAATACTATTTATACGTATGCTTCAATATAAATACTCAAGAGTCAAAAGCATCTCCTTCCCAATCTTGCACCTTCTCTTGGTTTCGGAAGAAAAATGTTAGAACTATTCTAAAGTAGTTAGTGAGAATTGATGTTTGAGCATAAAGTTTGTTGACCATTCTATTTCACTCCTTTTATCACTTTGATAACCTAGTTATCGTTCGTAAAAACTTACATTCTTGGCTGCAGCACTGAAAGCTTCTCTGTGGCTAATGTCAGGATTTGTAGCCTTTAGTCTTCGTATTTCCTCTCtgtagaagaaaaaaagaatagatgGCCAGTTCATAGAAAAGACATGTCATTAGATGCACATAATGTGGACATAGAATTAGTATGGGGTTCTTCAGACcatctaaaattatataataaaacaATGGTAGGTGGAATGTTTAAAACTCACTTAATAAATCTATTGTAAGCAGAAGGAACACGCTGTCTCTTCTCAGGCACTGCTTCAAAAAAGTAGAAACTGGAAGTCATGATATCTTAGACAAAGTGCTTATCTGCCCCTACTAGCAGAAAACTTTGCAAAATGTGATAATTAAGTCTGGAAACCTTTTTCCCCTTTGCTCTACCGACCACAAATTTGAAACAAAAAGATCGATCATAGAGAAAGGGAAATGCAATTGGTTAAATTAGGTTGCTTCCTGTTAGAGCAAAATCACTACATGCATAGACATGATAATGTAATATTTATTCTTCTCAAACAAAAAGAGTTTGTGCATTAGAAAGTATCTGCCATATTATCTACCTTTGAgctttggagttttcaaaatcCTTTACATGTGTATATACTTGCTTGCTTGCATCCATATAAATGCATGTATATGATTGTAGAACATATCTTGTTTGTGCAACcataaactatatatatttatgagATTAATGTTGTGATACTTACAGCGAATAGGTAATGTTTGCTGCTGAACATCTTCCATTGAGTTCATCAAGGATACCCTGTCACATTTAGAAGATGACCCACAATCCATATTGAGATCTTGAGACCCTAGGTTATGATTCTGCAATTTCTTTCccaacaataaaataaaaaaactttgTCATTAAAGATCTTATAATCTTAGTTTTCCAATGTGCAAGCTTGCGTGTGAAGAGTCACCTCAATTaataaatgaagaaaaaaatgttATCTTTCATTTATCGAAATTCTAATATAAGGACTTGTGTTggcatgtatttagtcttaTATTGGTTGTATGATAGAaatatcttgggtacttatataaggccaataaattcaaataatatcttttggctACCCTTTTTAAAGCTGGGGTCTTGAGCTGTTATAAATGATATTAGAGTGAATACATCCTATAGCCTATATATGCGGAGTAGGGGATGCAGCGCGTGAGTCCTTCTAAGACTAAGTACGGGTCGATTGTGGCGGTTGTAGTTCAATTTGATTTGATTTGGATCCTTAACTAGAGGAGGGTGTATATGAGATCCATGTGAGTGTTTGTTTAGTCCTATGTTGGTTATATGCTAGAGATAACATGGATACATATACAAGGCtagaaaattcaaataataacttGTGGCTTGTCTTGTTGAGTAAAGTTCTGACTATTAGATCTACTCGGCTATTATTTATGAGGAACAAAGCCATGTTATTTTTTGAAGGGGGTTACTTCAAATAGGTACATGTAAAGGATACCTGAGCCTCAAAACGAGTGTCAATAAATTCAATACGTACATCACATAGAGCTCTTTCTCTATTTCCTTTTGAGGAAGTTGTTTTTTTCCTTATGAAAGAAAATAAAGCTTTGTTTTTGCCCTGGAACTAGAAGTGCCTTGAATAAAATATGGTCATATGAAATCTCCACCATCTGCAATAATTGAACATATGtaaaatatatgaaataatacatataatatattaagtaaTACATATAATATACTTAATTGAAAATTTCATTTTCTTGTGCGCTCACTCTAATACATGTGCATGCACACACACTACATATAAGAATTACGAAGACGAGAACATGCAGCACTTTTCCCTGGGAAAGTTGATAACAAGATCCATGACTCTCTATGTGCTAGTATTCTATGTGCATAGATGAACTTGGATGTACAATGATATGGCTTTAAGTAGTGGTGCCCAAGTACGTGCGTTTGTCATAGGTACATAGCATCCACAATACTTCAGGAATTCAGCAATATAAGAATGAAGGCAAAACTAATGGACCCATGTTTGAACCTGAACATCTTGAGGGAGTGTTTGAAGAAGAGCCCCCAAATTCACAGACAGCAAATTAGCACAGTGCCCGCATCTTACCGTCACAACGTTGAGGGAGTTGCTGCCTGGGACGCTAACCTGAAGTAACAAGAGGGCAAAGAAATGGCAGGAGATgtatttataaaagaaaaatcaagggaTAAATCCTAGCAGTTGAAGAAAACTTGTTGCAGCATAACCTCATATTACACTAGAAATGAATTACATTAAGATTTCTTATCTATTTCGCTGCCTCACCATTGGTGTTTAGCTTCAAGACAGGCAAATTTTACTTTCTGGTTCATAAGATactgaagaaactaatgactatTTCTTTCTGCTGCCTTGATAGCTAGGGCCTTTTCACCTTGATAACCTTGACAAGTGCTGAGGATTGACACCCCCTTCCTTTCAAAGATACTGAGCAAACTAGCTACACTTGGAAGAATTGACAACAGAAGTAGCATCATCTAGCAAGCAGTCATGGTATACATATTAATTTAGTAGCTGGcaggaaagagaagaaatggCTCATGAAGAAACAAGGATAAGAAGAGACaattggaaagaaagaagaagtagAGGTAAGATGGTTGAAGAAGAGGCAGAGGAGGCATAGTGTTATTTGGAGAGGACAGATGCTCAAGGACTTTTTTAAAAGGAAGgggatctcctcctcctcttcttccttttcctccCTTACTATATCACTTTTTTGTGCTTGCTTTTATGAGTTCcgcaacctctctctctctctctctctctctctctctcacacacacacacacacacacacacacacactctcaCTCTCCCCAGAGGGTTCTAACTTAAacgaaatagaaaaagaaaaaagctagTTCCTTGTGCAGCATTCTTTCGAGTTAAGAGCCCCATGCCATTTTCCCTGAACTTTCTGCACCCTCCAGTACCACTGGCCTCTCTCAGCTTGAAAACAAATTAAAGCAAGAGAAGGTAGAACGAGAATCAAGAAGGGCAGTGGAAAATGATGTGACAACAGAACCATCATCCCACCTCTCAcctagagagggagagagattagGTTTTCGCAAGCCAATGTATGTGCTTGATGATATGACAATTATGATCGCCAAAGAACGAAACTAGACGGTGTGCAATCACAATACTAGTTGGCGAGGTGGGCTACCCAACGTTGCTCAAAAATAATGGAGTTAGGAAGGGAGTGGGGGAAAAGCACGCAAGTGCAGCAGCATTCCCATTGTATTTGAAGAAGAGTTGCTAAGAAACCATGTGTACATATACTATAATTAATGTTACACTAAAAGGAAGTTCAAAAATGTTAGTGGAGATGTGAAACAACAAAAGAATAAGCACTAGCGAGTCCCATGATATTCTCTTCCCTCCAAATAAGCATAATCTGTGATCTTCAGATAAGCAATATTTAGTGTATCTCTCAAatatgagaaagagagagaaagagagattggACCGACAGATTTACTTGAGTTTTGGTCATTGATATTGGATTGCCTAAttattctttaatttgttcATTAGAAAAACTTTAGAAGATGAATTTTGTTTAAAAgttatatattaataataatgtTTCTTCAAGAAACTAAAAATTATTTATGAAATTTGGAATATGCTGATAATGCATCACATTGTGGGATATCCAACTATTTTTGTTTTCTCGTTCGTAGTTACAAGACGACCAGTTATTCTATCATTTCTTAGTTCAAACTTTGAGTTTAGCAATAATAATATTTCTTCAGGACTGTGTGATGCTTTGGTAGTATGCAGCATGTAAAAGAAATTTTGTTTGTCCAATTACTAGCCTTAAATTGACCTCAACAATTCCTAAAATGTATGAGCTATCGGTCTCCATACATCAACATAACACGGAGTCATCTCATGCTCATCAATGCATATAACACCACATAAGTCAATTACCGCAAATTGCTCGAATCAATGATTTAAATCGTTTATTTTCCTTGACCTctcagtttttttaaaaaaaataaaaaagctttTAGTCTAGTTTCTAAGAAGCAggtgttagaaatcaattagCTACAAGAATAGCCAAGGTATAAAAATAAGGAGATCGATATCCTGACCTCTTCTTTGGAAATGATCTTATAGCTGAGTGCAACCTTATCATCTCCGTGAACTCACTCGATTGAAATTTTAATGGCCTTTCTTTTTTCAGTTCTCTCAATCAATTTGCATCTCTACTTAATTACTATGGGAGACAATAAAACAGCTATGACCgaaagggaggagagagagagagagaggtgcgaTTTATACCACGAGGATGGTGTTGCAGAAGTTGCAGTGGACATAGCATACTTGCTCAGGTGCGACAGGGGCCGACATTTCGAATCGCCGAGTCCGAGGCCTGGGAGAGAGACTTCGTGCATATGCTAAGCAAGAACCTGGAGCAGAAGAGGATTTAAGGGAGTGAGGAGCCTAGATTTGGATGAGATATGGAATGGAAGAGGAAAGgagttgcatttttttttgttcttttttcccGGTTGCTTCTAATCTCCTACCAAAAGGAAGGTGCAGGTTAGCAAATTGGGAGCGGTACGGAGTGGTTGAGACTCGAGAGAACGGAAAGATGGATGAGATGGCTTTTTGGGAGTGCGGGGAAGAAGGTAGAAGGCTTATGATTGACTGAATGAGTGGATTGGGGTGTACTGTTGCCCCTCTCTCTCACTCCGCTTTCCCCTCTGTAGCTCAAGAACATGTGGGGTAGGAAGAgacattaatatgagagagagaaagagacggaTGTAAGCGTGGCCCGTGGTAACGGGTAACGTACGCATGGAAATTATGATAAGCCGTGGTAAAGAAATAATTAATCTACCGTTGCATGCTTTGCTCCAAGTCGTAGCAAAATTAACGGTGCACGGTCCGCCAAGGGCGTAGTCAAAAGCTGCTGATATAGCTCTTCCCCCATTCGAAGGGACGTACCGAGATTTCGATTTCCTTGAGAGTAACATTAATTAAGAGTGCTACCAACAGCAAGAGATGTTAAATCCCCAGCTGAAaagaattttatgtatcaagaTGCTTCTACTGCCATTGCCCATAACTCATGCCACTGAAGGCAGCTAAATCATATTAAttcatgtttttattttgttctcttATATTTCCTCCAAAAGGCTGGTTTTTTGCTTGTGTCACTTTGTATTATAAAATAGTTGCGCTACTCGACTGCATGCATAGATTGAATCCTCATTAAATTTATGTTTTCTTTGATTTCTATGGAATCAAATTGTGAGTAGATTGTGCGTCTTCTCCCCTAAAAGCATTTACATATTTCTATCATTTAAGCATTAAAGTTTTCGGTCTATTTTTCAGCATATACTTGTTTAATATGGGTGTTCATTACCTTAACTATTGATGATGATCATGAAAAGGATGCACACatgtatattataatatttgtgGGGGAGGAGAGAATGGGCGCATGCTTGTTAAATCAAGGGAATATCTCCGATTGCTAGCTAAAGTGAACATTTTCACCACCCATGCATGTCCTTTATTTACTCTAACTATGTTTGCTTCTAACAccttatattttatttctttaccTATATGTGCAAACAAGTGCAAGCACAACACTTGCATTGTTGAAGTTAGCAAACTTCAACCCATGTGGTCACACTTCGATTGGATAGTTCGGAACTTTGGACAGTAAAAAGGTGCAATAATTGAGAGAATAGATGTTGCTTGTTTTCATTcgtaaacagaaaaatacacaTCTTGTCGGCTGGTATAAAGAGCAAAAGAGTAATAAATATTAACACTTACAGAGGTGGCAATCGGATCGGATCAGATCAGATATATAGGTCAGCTCGGATAGAGGTTTAAGTTAAAAATCTGCAATCCAAACTCGACTTGCTATTAAACGTATTAAAACTTCATATCCATATCTGATCATTTTATTAAACAGATAGCCTAACCCAACCCATAATGGGTTGAATTAAGCTAAACAAGTTAAGAATTGTGATCCCTAAATACCTTATAAATTAACTCAAACTACGAATTGCAATTCTATACAACTGGATGTCCAACAAGTCTGCATCCTCTCCAATTCAATTGGAGAGGCTCTTGATTGCATGAGACCCCCACAAGATACACTGCCTCATGTATTACTTGGGCCCATATTATCATAGTTGTCTTGCTATGCACTAATAGTCATGATTGAACACTTCATCTGCACCAGTTGAATACCGCACTAGTGAGGACCTGTACTCATGTTCAAAAACTGTTGTTACAGTTCCATCTGACTGCTCAAGAGTGCACACTTGGATGGACGAAAATGTTCTTATGCTAATTGTGTCAGGTTATGTATAAAATAGCAGTCAAACAAAAGATTAGGTGTTAAGCTTCCTCTTCTATTCAAATTAAAATTCCCATGAAAACCTATTCCCATGAGGCGATCTTGGTTCATGATGATCAGAGGCTAGAGcttattttcaaattattttatgtattaTAATATCGTATGCATGATTCCAACCAGCCACTAGTTAGAACACTTACATTGTTTCAGTGAATTTGGAATAAAGCAACACATCATTCTATATGTATATGACTTACAGCTGCTTCCATATTCTTGACTAATAACACAAAATAGATACCATAATGCAAAGTGGGTCATAAAATTCATGATTATCCTTTGATGACGTATGAGCTACATAAGTCACCGGTAGACTAATATTTTGTTTGTTCCAAGACTTGTAAATGCTAGTTTGACTATAATAACATAAGACCagtataagtatctaagatcttTCTAGTGCATAATCAATGTAAAACTAAGTACGCATCGGTATGGGTCCTCACACAAAAAAAGTATCTTATTTCATTCTTAAAATAGTAATTAAAATGATTGATGCTTTAATCTTTTAGCAGGCCTTACATATTTCATAGGATTGTGCTCTGTGGAATGTGCACCATGTCACATGCCTAGTTTGGATTTTGAGTTAGGGGCATGGCATTGACCAACCATTTGTTGCATCAAAGAGGGATGAGAAAAAGCTCGTTCATCTTGTATATTATGGATGTACAAATAACGTTCTCTTCAACATATGAATGTGAAAATAATTGGTTTTGGTATCCAAAAAACATAATATTCATTGTCAGACATAGTTGAATATCTTTAGATATTATAAATCCAACTCCTGAATTAATGGATGCTTAGTTGACTATGACGTTCAATTGTCCAACCATTTTGAGGACATTTTTTAAGAGATATTGTTGTTTCCTAAGGAAATTAGAGTGATTAAACTTTCTCTCCCTGCGCGCGCGTAGTGCATATGGCCGGTTAGGAGAGATTGTTATGATATATATATCAACAGATAGAACAGtaagaaaagatattttttttttaattcaaatgcATGGCGAGATCACAGGTACTCATGCTTCTTGTGGTGGACATGGCACGTGCCAGAACTACTCATAGGTAATATGTTGCACTGTAGTCATCTATCTCTCATAGGTAATATGTTGCGTTACAGTCATCTCCATCTCATGATACGATCAAGCATTGGGAAAGAATCCAGTATGTCATGATTGTAGCTTCCTCGCGACTTCATCTTCATGCAGCATAATAATTTTTCGTAAAAGACATGTGATATACTTGTAGATTTACTCACGATCACAGTCTGTACGTACCACTGTCTCCGTACTTCTAGCTTGGCAGGGGTGGGTATAACGAAGCAGGACTCCCCGGCCTGAGATACCTACATACATATAGCTGCATGGATCGATGGATGGATGCTTCCAACTTTGAAATCGTGTTGCGTTGTGCACGCTGGATTACTCGACGGCGACGTGAGCTCAAAGATGGCGGACGAGGAGGACTGGGGAGCGAAGCCTTGTCCCTTTCCTCGAGATAAAAGCCATCCATATATCCATCATGGTTAAAAGACCACGGAAGACCACAtccatctcctcctctccattttCTTGATTGTCCTGTGCTCCCGATCGGCCCCAGCCTCACGTTCGCTCATTTCCTTGCTTGGGGTGGGTCCCCCacgaactttttttttcttttttcttttttctgttgcACAGGACAGGACAATGCGTCggttcaacttttttttttctgaaaaaaaaagagttgaaGGCGTGGATCAGATGTTTGATGCGTTATTTTGGACGTGGCGCATTGTGATGTGCTCTCCTTGATGTTTTTCTTGAACGTGACGGATAACCAAAGCCTGTGGGTGGGCTTTCAAAACTTAAACCAGGCGTAATCCCCTGCCTAAATAGACGTCGTAACATCAACGATAATGGAGAACCTCTAAAGATAATTTCTCATGCAACCACCTAGATATTTATGTCTAGTTTGCAATTTTCTTATATGTATTAATattgtttttctttcattataAATCATGACCATGCAGAGtaataatttctttctttctttttatgcgATGTCATATTTTGAATGCAGTTCCATGCTGTTTTCATTCTGCGTTATTTTGCAGTAAAAATATATAGAGAATGGCGGTCGGATTTGGCTTTCTTCATCTTGATTGATCACACATATAATATATGTATTTTGTTCATGGAATATCTTTTGCCACTGTGCCTTTTGGAGTTGTGGTTGGGTCGTCGACTCGTGACCGACTGATAAATAATCTATCTAACCATCGCATCTGAGCCTAACAATCTTTCATAAAGAGGTAAGagctgaaaaaaagaaaaagtgagcCACCGAATCCTAATTTAGCTAGTTGTACCTACATTAGAGTGATATGAAATgtcatttttatcaaaaaaaaattctagattAATAATGAGGGAGCATAAATTAGGCCAAACAGGAACAATAGTTGAAGATGGTAAAACCTATTAAGATTCAGTCCTGCATACATGAATCTCAATAATTAGCACTCTAGCATTTTGTTATGAGGCTTGAAATGGATGTCCTGGGCCTCCCATCCATTGCAAGATCGAAGCATGACATGATACATGTTGCTCATGATGGGAAAATGGATGGCAACTTGCATGCAGGATGTTTCGGGTTGAATGCTGCCTGTCCATGAATAACTCCAATCCGTCCTCGCATCAGTCTCAGTGCTCGACATCATGAGATGTGTCCCGCATAACTCAGGAGAGAGATTAACAACtacatttatttttttgggaaATGCACATCGACGGTGAGCATCGATCGAAACAAAATCATTATATATAAtggtgagaaaaaaaaaaaaaaaaaaaaaggagaagatggTGGCGGTGGTGGACCACATTAAAAATTGGAACAAGCCATTGTCGTACTCTAAATATTAGCAGGCGAACGAATGGAGCCGGGCACGCTGTCGCACGCGTAAATCGAAGTGCGAGGTGAATCCCAACAAGAGTACTCGCCTGACGGCTAGTCCTTGTTGTCGGAAGAAAAGATTGTCCGCTTTATCTGGTTCCACCTTGGATCACCGCACAAACCATAGTTAATGGTTGTGAT
It includes:
- the LOC103707588 gene encoding protein YABBY 2-like isoform X2, translated to MSAPVAPEQVCYVHCNFCNTILVVSVPGSNSLNVVTVRCGHCANLLSVNLGALLQTLPQDVQNHNLGSQDLNMDCGSSSKCDRVSLMNSMEDVQQQTLPIRLPEKRQRVPSAYNRFIKEEIRRLKATNPDISHREAFSAAAKNWAHFPHIQFGLSVDGNKQQ
- the LOC103707588 gene encoding protein YABBY 2-like isoform X1, yielding MSAPVAPEQVCYVHCNFCNTILVVSVPGSNSLNVVTVRCGHCANLLSVNLGALLQTLPQDVQKLQNHNLGSQDLNMDCGSSSKCDRVSLMNSMEDVQQQTLPIRLPEKRQRVPSAYNRFIKEEIRRLKATNPDISHREAFSAAAKNWAHFPHIQFGLSVDGNKQQ